The Lactuca sativa cultivar Salinas chromosome 2, Lsat_Salinas_v11, whole genome shotgun sequence genome includes a window with the following:
- the LOC111886617 gene encoding disease resistance protein RPV1 encodes MASSSTLFIQHSYKYDVFLSFSGEDTRKSFVDHLYVALQRQGIHTYKDDESLEKGKKINVELLKSIQDSKFYIIIFSKNYASSSWCLDELVKIMECQKNPEHIAYPVFYDVEPSEIRKQLGGVGKAFAKHKKKGELKKWKEVLEEASNLAGWDLRNTDDGHEAKLINKIVEKISVELRFSNLNVDEKLVGMESRINDIVSSLETGAEDVRIIGIKGIAGGGKTTLARAIFDKIHFQFEGKSFVENVREVAKASLSGLQSLQEQVLSNVLNDKRITVGSVHDAKSMMKKMLSGKKVLLILDDVDDLDQMDALAGGVNWLKSGSRIIITTRDEQVLVAYRVMWIHDVSLLSHKEAICLFSRYAFGRDIPIQRYNDLSLKVVHYAAGLPLTIRVLGSFLCGKDELEWKDALNRLKTIPLKETQEKLEISYTGLEDDYKEIFLDVACLLKGWLKDDAIRALESCGFHARNGLRVLEQKSLMTISPYQRLGMHDHIAEMGRNIVRRLHPDEPLRHSRLWIRREIEDVLANDLVMEATRALATNTFPQGGEKNLRSNNILTIGFENMKKLRFLYMVSETHDLFTKVEVGRNFPNALRFLCWQGYPHFCLPRTFQADNLVSLEMPYSRIERLWEEGDGKVLNNLKFLDFSYSKLTTLDCGLLPNLEKLKLEKCKHLVELHTPIGSLRRLVYLNLSHCHGLDYISFVKQLESLQVLQNLRFLDFSHSYLMILDCGLFPNLEKLNLGKCYYLVHPHTPVGCLRRLVYLNINHCRGFESLSFIKQLESLQVLDLSYLYLSKLPDILPGHYNYSLLELNFSRNDFEELPSSIGNLQNLVCLDLSWCKNLKSLPQSICSLQRLKDFNLESSTIKELPEDLGHIECLELLNLRSTPVKYLPNSICMLKHLKTLLLAYCKVLKKLPENIGLLESLEELSLAFCKIRDVPSSICKLTSLREFNLRYCDQLEKLPEKLGDLTCLKKLNVQGTGISHLPHGISSLKSLKIIGFGSEDSSIYNYVSRRKTNNPKQVPTTMHHRRF; translated from the exons ATGGCGTCTTCTTCAACATTGTTCATTCAACATAGCTACAAGTATGATGTGTTCTTGAGCTTTAGTGGTGAAGACACGCGTAAGAGTTTTGTTGATCATCTTTATGTTGCTCTTCAACGTCAAGGAATTCACACTTACAAGGATGATGAAAGTCTGGAGAAAGGAAAAAAGATTAATGTTGAGCTCTTGAAATCCATTCAAGACTCAAAATTCTACATCATTATTTTCTCAAAGAACTACGCATCTTCCTCTTGGTGCTTGGATGAGCTTGTGAAGATAATGGAATGTCAAAAAAATCCCGAGCATATTGCTTACCCTGTGTTCTACGATGTAGAACCCTCTGAAATCCGCAAACAACTTGGGGGTGTTGGAAAAGCTTTTGCCAAACATAAAAAGAAGGGAGAACTCAAGAAGTGGAAAGAGGTTCTGGAAGAAGCATCAAATCTAGCTGGGTGGGATTTGAGGAACACTGATGATGG GCATGAAGCTAAACTCATCAATAAAATTGTTGAAAAGATTTCAGTGGAGTTACGTTTCAGTAATTTGAATGTTGATGAAAAATTAGTAGGCATGGAGAGCCGGATAAATGATATCGTTTCATCTCTGGAAACTGGTGCTGAAGATGTTCGTATCATTGGGATCAAGGGGATTGCAGGTGGTGGAAAGACCACTTTGGCCAGAGCTATTTTTGACAAAATACACTTTCAGTTTGAAGGCAAAAGTTTTGTTGAGAATGTCAGAGAAGTTGCAAAAGCCTCATTATCCGGGTTGCAATCGTTGCAAGAACAAGTACTTTCGAATGTTTTAAATGATAAAAGAATCACTGTAGGGAGTGTTCATGATGCTAAAAGCATGATGAAAAAGATGTTGAGTGGTAAGAAAGTTCTTCTTATTCTAGATGACGTGGATGATCTAGACCAGATGGATGCATTAGCTGGTGGGGTTAACTGGTTGAAATCCGGAAGTAGAATTATCATTACTACAAGAGATGAACAAGTGCTTGTAGCATACAGAGTTATGTGGATTCATGATGTCAGCCTGTTATCACATAAAGAAGCAATTTGCCTCTTCAGTAGGTATGCATTTGGTAGAGATATTCCAATTCAAAGGTACAACGATCTATCTCTCAAAGTTGTACATTATGCTGCTGGTCTTCCCTTAACGATCAGAGTTTTGGGTTCATTTCTTTGTGGTAAAGATGAGCTTGAATGGAAAGATGCACTCAATAGACTAAAAACAATTCCATTGAAGGAAACTCAAGAAAAGTTGGAAATAAGTTATACTGGCCTCGAAGATGATTATAAGGAAATATTCCTGGATGTTGCATGCTTATTGAAAGGTTGGCTGAAAGATGATGCAATTAGAGCACTTGAAAGTTGTGGATTTCATGCTAGGAATGGTTTGAGAGTTCTTGAGCAAAAATCTCTCATGACTATTTCTCCTTATCAACGGTTAGGAATGCATGATCATATAGCAGAAATGGGCCGAAATATTGTTCGTCGTCTGCATCCTGATGAGCCCCTTAGACATAGTAGATTGTGGATTCGAAGGGAGATTGAAGATGTATTGGCCAATGACTTG GTTATGGAAGCCACAAGAGCTCTAGCAACCAACACATTTCCACAGGGTGGAGAGAAGAATCTTCGTTCCAATAATATTCTTACAATTGGTTTTGAAAACATGAAGAAGCTTAGATTTCTTTACATGGTTTCTGAGACCCATGATTTGTTTaccaaggttgaagttggcagaAACTTCCCAAATGCCTTACGCTTTTTGTGTTGGCAAGGATATCCTCATTTCTGTTTACCAAGAACATTTCAAGCAGATAATCTGGTTTCACTAGAAATGCCTTATAGCAGAATCGAACGACTATGGGAAGAGGGAGATGGAAAG GTTCTTAATAACCTCAAATTCCTAGACTTCAGTTACTCAAAATTGACGACCCTTGATTGTGGCTTACTTCCGAATTTGGAGAAGTTAAAACTTGAAAAATGTAAGCATTTGGTTGAACTTCACACCCCAATTGGATCTCTAAGAAGGCTTGTTTACTTAAACTTAAGTCATTGCCATGGACTCGATTATATTTCATTTGTCAAGCAGCTGGAATCACTTCAG GTCCTTCAAAACCTCAGATTCCTTGACTTCAGTCATTCATATTTAATGATCCTTGATTGTGGCCTATTTCCCAATCTCGAGAAATTAAATCTTGGAAAATGTTATTATTTAGTACACCCTCACACGCCCGTTGGATGTCTTAGAAGGCTTGTCTACTTAAACATAAATCATTGCAGGGGATTCGAATCTCTTTCATTTATCAAACAGCTGGAATCACTTCAAGTTCTTGATCTAAGTTATTTATATCTATcgaagctcccagatatacttcCTGGGCACTACAACTATAGTTTGCTGGAGCTTAACTTTTCAAGGAATGACTTCGAAGAACTACCCTCATCAATTGGAAATCTTCAAAACCTTGTTTGTTTAGACCTCAGTTGGTGCAAAAACCTCAAGAGTCTGCCACAAAGCATATGTAGTTTACAACGTCTAAAAGACTTTAACCTTGAAAGTTCTACAATAAAGGAATTGCCCGAAGATCTTGGCCATATAGAATGTTTAGAATTGCTAAATTTAAGGTCTACACCTGTCAAATATCTCCCTAACAGCATTTGTATGttgaaacatctgaaaactctGCTCCTTGCATACTGTAAGGTTCTAAAGAAGTTGCCCGAGAATATTGGCCTATTAGAATCATTGGAGGAACTAAGTCTAGCGTTTTGCAAGATAAGAGATGTACCGAGTAGCATCTGTAAATTGACAAGTCTAAGAGAGTTTAACCTTCGCTACTGTGATCAACTAGAGAAACTGCCGGAGAAACTAGGTGACTTAACATGTTTAAAGAAGTTAAATGTACAAGGTACTGGTATAAGTCATCTTCCACATGGTATTTCTTCgctgaaaagtctgaaaatcattGGATTTGGATCAGAAGATTCATCTATATACAACTATGTCTCGAGAAGAAAAACGAATAACCCAAAACAAGTTCCCACTACCATGCATCACAGACGATTTTGA
- the LOC111886433 gene encoding uncharacterized protein LOC111886433, with product MARDCFNASPNIDLKLRLIGRRQQDGRTYNLPTTSEVVALIVGDIGNSIDNRDIIIKTKSGNVQHINELHPTYLALQYPLLFPYGDDGYRVDIPHRGVTCSTNNKRCNCTMRELFSYRIQDRVNIFSLILNSRRFFQQFLVDAYTMIESGRLYYIRNQQKVLRCESYETLCSVKNNGNTDISNIGQRVILSSSNTGSACYIMQNYLDAKSLFTSPPPFHLPHTSSSSSPGVRRSLSVLLQPPSLPSASGSRCGVATIVESRCFPLSRATMAPAAVPFRCTPPSGGGRDRLPGDQEENPPWPPTMVVATLKPFSVTIGHREVVAICLYGGVSKARPTSCSYICLFMHSDYKLPTIEHIDRVISAEIPNKDDDPELYALVSEFIMHGPCGSDNPKFPCMIDNKCSKNSPKTFTEHTSVDENGYPIYRRRNDGSFVEKSGVKLDNRSVVPYHKLLLKRYQAHINVDWCNQGGSIKYLFKYINKGPDRATVAVVPNNNADDKDDVVDEIKNYYDCRYLSACEASWCIFKFDVHFRTPYVLRLPFHLPGQQNVVYGADDDIEDVLNKQCVSSSMFLAWMECNKHNKEARKLSYVEFPTKFIWKLKERCWKPREKGFSIGRIHIVSPNVGEAYFLRILLNKVKGPKCFVDIRTVNGHVCATFREACYALGLLEDDREYIDAIEEASHSGLSLDEDQFKNLTLYEIENFLLQNNSTLKDFDGMPYPDHEFTSSSNNRLITKELDFDRTTLLQEFYQLLGSLTEEQRGVFDDIITNVKKKGGVFLFYGYGGTGKIFLWKTLSAALRSEGEIMLNVALSGIASLLLT from the exons GCAATGTACAACATATAAATGAATTGCATCCTACTTACCTTGCTCTTCAATACCCACTGCTCTTTCCTTATGGGGATGATGGATATCGAGTTGACATCCCTCATAGAGGTGTTACGTGTTCAACGAATAACAAACGATGTAACTGTACAATGAGAGAATTATTTTCTTATAGGATTCAAGACAGAGTTAATATTTTCTCATTAATTCTGAATTCAAGAAGgttttttcaacaatttctggTTGATGCTTATACAATGATTGAAAGTGGGAGGCTGTATTACATACGAAACCAACAAAAAGTTCTTCGATGTGAGTCCTATGAAACTTTATGCAGCGTGAAAAACAATGGAAATACAGATATTTCGAATATTGGACAGCGTGTGATATTGTCTTCTTCTAATACTGGCAGTGCATGCTACATTATGCAAAACTATTTAGATGCCAAGTCACTTT TTACATCGCCGCCGCCCTTTCATCTTCCTCATACTTCGTCATCATCATCTCCTGGCGTGCGACGTTCGTTGTCGGTGCTACTACAACCACCATCGCTACCTTCTGCCAGTGGAAGTCGTTGTGGAGTCGCTACCATCGTGGAAAGCCGTTGTTTCCCGCTATCTCGCGCCACCATGGCCCCAGCAGCTGTTCCCTTCCGCTGCACGCCACCAAGTGGGG GTGGGCGTGATAGGCTACCTGGAGATCAAGAAGAAAACCCACCATGGCCGCCGACCATGGTGGTTGCTACCTTGAAACCGTTTTCCGTCACCATaggccaccgtgaggtggtggctat TTGTTTATACGGTGGAGTTTCAAAAGCGCGGCCTACCTCATGCTCATATATATGTCTATTTATGCACTCTGATTACAAGCTCCCAACCATTGAACATATCGATCGCGTTATTTCTGCTGAAATTCCAAACAAAGACGACGATCCAGAATTGTATGCACTTGTCAGCGAGTTCATAATGCATGGTCCTTGTGGTAGTGATAATCCTAAATTCCCATGCATGATTGATAACAAGTGTTCAAAAAACTCCCCAAAGACATTCACAGAGCATACTTCGGTTGATGAAAATGGTTATCCAATATATAGGAGACGTAATGATggatcttttgttgaaaagtctGGTGTTAAGTTAGACAATAGAAGTGTGGTTCCATATCACAAACTGCTTTTGAAAAGATACCAAGCTCACATTAATGTTGATTGGTGCAATCAGGGTGGTTCCATCAAATATTTGTTCAAATATATTAACAAGGGCCCTGATAGGGCTACTGTTGCGGTTGTACCAAACAACAACGCAGATGATAAAGATGATGTAGTTGACGAAATAAAAAACTACTACGATTGTAGATATTTGTCTGCATGTGAAGCTTCGTGGTGTATATTCAAATTTGATGTTCATTTCAGGACTCCTTATGTTCTGAGGCTTCCTTTTCATCTTCCTGGACAACAAAATGTTGTATACGGTGCTGACGATGATATTGAAGATGTCCTCAATAAACAATGTGTTTCTTCTTCGATGTTCTTAGCTTGGATGGAGTGTAATAAACATAATAAGGAAGCACGCAAGCTTTCTTATGTTGAATTTCCTACCAAGTTTATTTGGAAATTGAAGGAACGTTGTTGGAAGCCAAGAGAAAAAGGATTTTCTATCGGTCGAATTCACATTGTCTCTCCTAATGTTGGCGAAGCATATTTTTTGAGAATCCTTTTAAATAAAGTCAAAGGTCCGAAATGTTTTGTAGACATTCGTACGGTTAATGGACATGTGTGTGCTACTTTTAGAGAGGCGTGTTATGCTCTTGGACTTTTGGAAGATGATAGGGAATATATTGATGCAATTGAGGAAGCAAGTCATTCAG GTTTATCGCTTGATGAGGATCAATTTAAGAACTTGACACTTTATGAGATTGAAAATTTTTTACTCCAGAACAATTCAACCCTCAAAGATTTTGATGGAATGCCCTACCCTGATCATGAGTTTACATCTTCTTCAAATAATCGATTGATTACTAAGGAGCTAGATTTTGACAGGACGACTCTATTGCAAGAGTTTTATCAGCTACTTGGTTCATTAACAGAAGAACAAAGAGGTGTTTTCGATGATATTATcacaaatgttaaaaaaaaaggaGGTGTCTTTTTATTTTACGGTTACGGAGGTACAGGGAAAATATTTCTCTGGAAAACATTATCCGCTGCTTTAAGATCGGAGGGTGAAATCATGTTAAATGTTGCTTTAAGTGGTATTGCTTCCTTATTATTGACATGA